The proteins below come from a single Longimicrobium sp. genomic window:
- a CDS encoding acetyl-CoA C-acetyltransferase — protein sequence MSQGYIIDAVRTPRGRGKRGKGALTDIHPQELLAQTLRRLAERTGTDPAEVDDVVVGCVSQAGEQGANIARQAVLLADWPLHVGGVSLNRFCGSGLQAVNFAAMGVMSGAQDLVVGGGVESMSRQPMGSDGAQGDGMNPHLRRRHFQVPQGISADLIATLEGFTREELDAFALESQRRAAVAQRSCHFGRALFPVTDPDTGDVALERDEFPRPETTMEALAALPPAFTELGATPAGPNGETMDELILQRYPHAARVEHLHTAGNSSGIVDGAAAVLLASEGYVRRTGVKPRARIRSMAVYAEDPLIMLTAPTETARKALRKAGMETGDVDLWEINEAFAAVPLQVMRNLALDPERVNVNGGAIALGHPLGATGAMLLGTALDELERRGLATAVVTLCIAGGQGVATIIERV from the coding sequence ATGTCACAGGGATACATCATCGACGCGGTGCGCACCCCGCGCGGCCGGGGCAAGCGCGGCAAGGGCGCGCTCACCGACATCCATCCACAGGAGCTCCTCGCCCAGACGCTGCGCCGGCTGGCCGAGCGCACCGGCACCGACCCCGCCGAGGTGGACGACGTGGTGGTGGGGTGCGTGAGCCAGGCGGGGGAGCAGGGCGCCAACATCGCTCGCCAGGCGGTGCTCCTGGCCGACTGGCCGCTGCACGTGGGCGGCGTGTCGCTCAACCGCTTCTGCGGATCGGGACTGCAGGCCGTGAACTTCGCGGCGATGGGGGTAATGAGCGGCGCGCAGGACCTCGTGGTGGGCGGCGGCGTGGAGAGCATGTCGCGCCAGCCGATGGGCTCCGACGGCGCGCAGGGCGACGGGATGAACCCGCACCTCCGCCGCCGCCACTTCCAGGTGCCGCAGGGGATCAGCGCCGACCTGATCGCCACGCTGGAGGGCTTCACGCGCGAGGAGCTGGACGCCTTCGCGCTGGAGAGCCAGCGCCGCGCGGCGGTCGCACAGCGGTCGTGCCACTTCGGCCGCGCCCTCTTCCCCGTCACGGACCCGGATACGGGCGACGTGGCGCTGGAGCGCGATGAGTTTCCGCGCCCCGAGACGACCATGGAGGCGCTGGCGGCCCTCCCCCCCGCCTTCACCGAGCTGGGCGCAACGCCGGCCGGGCCGAACGGCGAGACTATGGACGAGCTGATCCTGCAGCGCTATCCGCACGCCGCGCGGGTGGAGCACCTGCACACCGCCGGCAACTCGAGCGGCATCGTCGATGGAGCCGCGGCCGTGCTCCTGGCCTCGGAGGGGTACGTGCGGCGCACGGGGGTGAAGCCGCGCGCGCGCATCCGCTCCATGGCCGTGTACGCGGAGGACCCGCTCATCATGCTCACCGCCCCCACCGAGACCGCGCGCAAGGCGCTGCGCAAGGCGGGGATGGAGACGGGCGACGTGGACCTGTGGGAGATCAACGAGGCGTTCGCCGCCGTCCCGCTGCAGGTGATGCGCAACCTGGCGCTCGACCCGGAGCGGGTGAACGTCAACGGCGGCGCCATCGCGCTCGGCCATCCGCTTGGCGCCACGGGGGCGATGCTCCTGGGCACGGCGCTGGACGAGCTGGAGCGCCGCGGCCTCGCCACCGCGGTCGTCACCCTCTGCATCGCGGGCGGCCAGGGCGTGGCGACGATCATCGAGCGGGTGTGA